ATTTCATGACGGAAATATTCTTGAAGGTAGCTTTGAGCGTGAGTGCATTCCAGACGTTGTGCTGGTGGTATGGGGCTTTGTTGTGGCAGGTATAGCTTTCTCAAAACCGCACGAAACATCGTGCTGTTGCGTAAACGCTGCGATTGTCCGTAGCGATCAACAGTCCAAGAGGACCCATACTAGCACCACTAATCGATGCAGTTCGCCACGGCGAACTGCACCGATcagcaccgctttgagcgcaattGCGACGAGCTTCGtgtggttttgacccgactctaCCTCTTATGCTGCAGTTGTCAGTTTGTCCATTCTTGAGAACATCACCGATGACAGATTCTGATTTCGTATGTACTGAGTCCATTGTACTAAAGGTAAGTGCGAAGAACAAATTACCAAATGAGGTCATTGAACAAACAAATTGattaatcttcaaaaaaatgctcTTCCCTCTCTAAAGGAACGGCGTAAGCGGATTTCTGATAATTGTGACTGAAGAGCTTCAAGGGTGTAATTGCATATCTCCTGCGCACTTTAAACGACagaattgcagaaaattccTTGTCTAGGTAGTCCAGCATgtcctctcttcttcctgGGAAATGATTACAGTAACGCTTGGCAGTGAACACTACACCGACAACGGCAAACACAGTGCCTTAGACGATTTCCACGAACTGGTAAGCAATAAATGACTTTGTGTTTCATTATTTCAaccttcttcgaaaaaaaaattgcagtttgACGAATTTGCTGAACAGCAGGGTATTCActtcaacaaaagaaatttccgTGAAATTGAAACAAACATCAGCGGCTTACCAGTCGCTAAGTACGGACTACGCGGCGTCGACTGCGAGCAGGTTTTCTAAGACTAAGCGAAATCGAGAAACAAATAGCTAATTACGGATTTCTACAGTTCCGGCAGTTCCTCAGCGGCATCAAGGCCCAGAAGTACCATCTTCAATATGCGTCTGTAAAGTGCGGTCCAATGACATTCTCGTTCTGCATGGCCTTCTCGTGCACTGCTGATGATTTCCATCTGACGACTACAGCTGCTGCAGGTCGTTATTGATGCTACTAATAAATTTGATCGACAAATCGAGTACTTTTGTCATGATACCTATAGTAGTACGCTCTGGAACCCAATTTGAGTGTTaagcaaaattcaaaatgcaTAGAAAGAATGACTTTGAGTCGTCTCAAATTCTCACCTGCATGCTACTGTAGTGAAGTGCGGCTGAAAAATGCAACCTTAAAATTTGGTTTATTTCTGAAACAGAAAATCACTGAAGCCGATTTTAACCATGGGGCAACTGCAACTATCCAGATATAGTCATTCCACGCAAAAGTAGCTACTTTGTCACTTTTTACACTAAAATATTTCGAAGCGAATAACAGAGTTTGCTGTATTCACTGAGCATTGTAGTTTTGTGATTATACACCCTGTCGATTAGACGTTTCTGCATTTTTAATATTCTCAGAGGGATCTCTAAGCTCCTAGatcatttctgttttcaacTCGAAAAACCGACCCGAATGTGGCATCAAGGACTCATCAGACACGGGTTAATGCAAATGTTTTCCTTGTCGAGTGATATAGTGCATGTgataaacaagaaagaaagaaggtcTTATTTCAAACCTGAGTAATCAAACCAACATTCCATCATGAAGacaaaataacagaaatcatgctgtataataccGGGCAAAGTCTGACATGTATGTTtgcatgtatgtgtgtatgtatgtatgtgtatgggTGCCGGTGGGGACGGTAAGAAGGGGTGacacgggtccaacggcgtcgaattggtgtcCCAGTGGCAGAAAGCCATtatataaaatggggtgcgacggatcccaGAGCGTGGCATTGTTGTGCCACAGTGCACCattatcgcgcagtaacttcgtgtgcatgtcgcaaaaggtaaatgggacgttgcaaccgtttcacaCGTGTGGCCACTGCGCGCGTCGCTTTTCACCACTAAACTCCTCCGTGCGTgcatttccttgcacgtttgcatCAGATTGGTAATGTATACCTTAACAAGCGGAAGGTCAGTCCAACTATAAGCAGCGAGCTATCGCAAGTCATTCAAACTATTTTGGCAATTAGGAACTTGGATAACAGCCCACGCTGTGCGTGATGCAACCATCTCAAGATTTTGAAGCAAAGAtcataaaaacactaaaaacaaCAGAACTGGTCGCAGCAGCGATAATAGATGACTTCCATGTCAAGTAGAGTTCAccgaagaacttcacatcgggatcTATGCAGTGGAATGGAGTGAACAACACGGAGCATTTACTGAGTCTTTCATGACCGCTGAGACCACATACGGAAATGCTCGATTCAGGAGAGCATACTTTCCCTTCAAGAAGAATCGTCCAACCAAACGAACCGGGACGAAATCTTAACGTCGCCATTAATTAAGGTCTCAAGTAACAGCGTTACTGTGTCTCGATGTTCCACATAAGATCAAAATATTGTTTAGACCGAGTAGTCCTAACATCGCGAAAAGAATGAAGTCGCGAAATTCAGAAGCAAGGCCATCACTGAGGAAGTCCTTTTCGAGTAGTTGGGCAAGAATGAAAAGATACTGTTGTGGTCAGCGAGATCCACTGGAAAATATAATCAATGAATAGCCATTTCTCGATCTCATTCTAATTTCCTGTTTATTGCACATCGAACTGctcaatatttatttcagctgaaaaaatgaaataaagggTAAGGTGCACAGCATCTATCCTCTAAGATTAGgcattgaagtcgaacgcttGTGCACCAATTCCTTGACTTGCGGGACCCAGCCAATGTATTAGGTCAATCGTTTTAAATTTTGCATCTTACACTATATAGCGGAACTGATTAGATCGTTTTTATTCGTCTGTATTAGCAAACATTGGGAATTTCTTGTTCAGAATATGCTATTTCTGTACTCCTTTCTGTCAGCATTCAACCAATTCcaatttcaaagaagatgCGTTCACCTAAACTACAAGAGAGCCTGGAATCCGCATTAGCCACATTCGCAGGATGCTTTGTAtgcttcttcctcttctcctCGTACATGTAAATATGAATCAATCCATGAAACTCTCCTTTGTTCCCgctaaacgaagaaaaaaatcaaatttgttaCCAGCTGACATTCCCCGAACCATTCCTTGACCATCTTTTTCCACCTAGAGCTTGTGTTCAGCAGAACGACGCATGACTTACAccggagtgcaaaatatgtcTGGATGACAAGGAGGTCAtggtttgtttttctaatttccaCTGTGCGGGTGGTGGCGAATACATAGAAGAAACAGCTAGAGCACTGTGTAGTCGAGTCAAAGACCACTGGACGActaaaggaaatcatgtgattCCACTGCATTAGGTGGTTACAGGGTgtggcgtcataacggagaggAGTTCGAGGCTAAGATCATGATATTGGCGCGCGAACTCAGAGCCTAGTGGCGCGTGAGGCTCTGAGGGtgttttggatccactccaaggaCCCAAAAAGAAATGCGTCTACATTACGCGGGAATTGCGCCCTATTTAAgactgatatttgattgcgctagtcacctcacaacaggtatctagcagaGGCAGGATATTCAGCTGATCCTAAAGTACGATGTTCTCTTCTTTGCGTAGCTATTAGGCCCAACAGTGAActtaggactttctttgttgggcgaaTAAGACGTTTGATCGATATTGCCAAACGGAAACCAAATACTGAAACATCATCATGCCGTGCTTTACTGAAAGTCGTACATGGAAACGGGAGTTCTCAGAATTGTTACCAATGAACACACAAATTTTCTAGGTACTTGAAATATTTGGATTTGGCTTTGGCACACAACAGCACCTCCCAGCGATATCTGGGTAACTTCTGTCACAAAACTATCTACGTTATGTAGCTCGTATGTGCACAGAAGGTTTAGTCAGATGCCAGATTCCATTTGGTAGAGGCAGGGCCACAGTGagaggtagcaatcagacttccATACGCGGACCCACCCGGGCCATTGGTATTCGTTTCAATCCAACAGGACTTGAATAAAGGCAATTTTCAGGTAGCTGAGCATGTTTTTTCATCTCCGTGGGAAATGGTCGTAATGGTACTCACCACTGAACACTACGTGACACTATGGCGCATGCACAATTCCTTAGACGACTTTCACGCACGACTGGTATGCAAACAATCAACGATTTCGTGCTCTATTATTTCgtgttgcttttttctttagttcagAAAATTCGCTGAACAACAAGATGTCCATTTCAACAAGCGAAACTTCCGCGCGAACTCGAAAAACTGTCAATGTGTTGCAAACTAGTAAGTTCGGATTACGTGGTGTCGACTACGAATGGCTTTGCAGGACAAAGTAAAAGCCACTAACACATTGTtagtttcactttttcaaagtttcggAAGTTCCACAGCGGCACTAAAGCACAGAAATACCATCTTAAATATGCAGCTGTGAAGCGCGATCCAATGATGTTCTCTTACAGCTGGACTTCCCGTCTACTCGTAATGATTTCTATCTGAAGGCTACGCCTACACTAATACATTAAtgaatcaaataaatttgatCGAAACTTTACCATCAATTGGCTGTGTTGCAATAATGCACTGGTTATTATCTGCAAACGCTTAAAAACTGCTCACCCATATTGCACCATATGAGCCTACTCGTTAAGattggtctttttttctgtgtatttaaaaacacaaaaatttctACATCAAAACACTTTTCTGGTATATACATGTCATCACATGTTGTAAACTTTCCAGAAGATAGCAATGATTTCAAGAGACGTTGTAATGGAATAGTTGCGAATCGACAACGAAGCTTATGTCACATTTATATTATGCTCATGAAATCGAATATATTTAACCACGCTATAAAAGAAGCTGATATTAACATTCACCAAAATCCAAGGGATGCTTCGcctagttctttcttttctgcttgttGTTGTAAGTTTGATTCAGTTCATAAAATTCGTGTATGTTGCCGACAAAGCAAGGACGATCAGTAGCTTTGCGGACAAGAGAACCTCTGCAACCATTCTCAGATCATCTTTAGCTTTCTGAAACTCATATTTAGCCGCACAAGCCGTGCATAAACTCAATTTTGAATtatgaatgagaaaattttgcagagaaaaaagtcgGCATGCTTTCTTGCCTCCTCATCGTTACACCAGTTTATTGCCCGAGAATTTGATGAATTTTAAATTGAGGCAGTACCTGAAACAGAATAAGACTAATACATCACATCAAACTTAACTTAAGTATTGCAACTTTCAATCCAACAAACATCTTTCGACTCTTTTTAAACAAATCTTAAAGTGTTACCAAGATAAATCCTATCCGAGAGTATAACGACATACTTTCGGTGCAATatggccgcgtatacgagtctgattgctacctgcacgtggtggccctgctttaactaaacgccatcaggcgttcgagtgtacgcactgggaacgtacgagctatataacctgcactgttatatggcgaaagcttcccatacactgcaaaaaggtgctgtcgtccagcacaccgccaaagcccataacctgaaaggtcaacttcCTGAAGGAAACTCTCAATTTCctcatggaatctttggcaacaaccattcgtttcgtcacgctgaactgccgaacactatcgagtgaactccaacaagctgcTCTATCCAGAcctctgcgatatctctgcgtgccttttgctgcactgcaggaaacacacatgagagaccggcccgtcatcagcattgaaaattacaccatatactgcggtgatgctgatgagaacaaagtaggtggcttcgcgatagctgtgaggaacgattacaagaacctggtggaggaatttagcccaacgtcgtctagatgcacctttttacgactgcgggatcgcagaggacgtaaactctggatcgtaagtgctcacgcaccaacggaaaccgctgaggacaacagtaaggacgccctctatgatgaactcaatgcgttgatgtctaaaataccaagccagcaggtggtcactgtcggaatcgacgcaaatgcgaagatgggactcgaacagcaatccgatgtgctaggaaaatagtactatgcagcggagcgcacgtcggacagcGGTGATCGTCTGGTCGatttgtgcgaacagacgggcctcatcaccGCTTCcacatttaagaggaatcatcgacgccatcagctcacgtggcaggggtcaacccttttaacgcctgaagagcagcgcaagcggaagatgaggactcttcagcttcagctcgactacgttctggcgaggaacattcctcggtcagatatccgaaaatctagagctgtttgggacgtcgcgttcgactctcctcaccgaggctgtcttctcaacgcgctccgcgccgatggagtaccaggaaagttcgttcgcttccttgatgacatgaatcagcgaacaactgctgcagttcgaacacaagccggatgtacaacaccgtttgaagtggtaactggagtaagacaagtggcaggacctttcctgttcaatttcgcaatcgacgacattatgcgaagaacagtcgaccagtgtcctgccgacattgtcttagcaccatcagggtgccccttgactgacctcgagtacgccgacgatgtcgttatattcgcggaaagcagtacgaaaattcaacatgttgtcaaccttgtatcgaagctggctgcagactatggactacgcctacgccctgataaatgcaagcagatgtggaccTCTTCGAGACTttgaacgggaatcagggtggacggacaaccgatagaactcatcgatgagttctgttacctaggctgtacgctgaagaacaatggcagctacgagagagatgttcagcaaagatgcgctaaggccacttctgcatttgactccttaacgaaatgcctgtggtcgacccccatcaccaacgaagtcaagctgcgagtctatcTATCCGCAATTTgctccatcatgatgtacggatcggagacttgggcagcaccatcaacggttatggagaggcttgactgcacggaacgaaagctgcttagacggctacttggctacttttagcCTAGgatatgtcacaatgaagatctttacgcagaaattgatgtggtatacctgcgaatgacacgtggaaaacatcaacctcctgcaccgccatcgaaagtggctaaagtaaatcgtcttcgcttctttggtgaTATATTAAgaagaccggcagatcgccttgttcaacgagttctgaggagttcgtcgggctCGAGCttgaagaagccacctggccgaaaaaacttctggactgaggcggtgaaagaggacctgaggacactcggcgtggataggcagttcaggcgagacgtaaggtttcgcagaatatggatcagcgacgaatggattgattctgtgcaagctctcgcagaagatcgagaaggttgggcagagctgtgttcaaggacggcacacctcggcggagatgcgggtaatcgcgtcagacgatgacatcagcccgccgattgagtcaagtaagtcatggCCAAAATATAGGCTATTTCTAGGGAGTTCAGGACGTATTCTCATCTCCGTGGGAAATGATTACAGTAGTACTCGGCAGTGACCACTCCAATAAAATCGGCATGCACGACGACTAGACGACTTTTACGAACTGGTAAGTAATGGATGACTTTTTTTGCTCCTCCATTCCATGTTCCTTTATTCATTCTCTCAGTTCGACGAATTTGCTGAACAGCAAAGTATTCATTTCCACAAACGAAACTTTCGCGAATTACAAAGAAACATCAGTGGATTGCCAGTGGCTATGTACGGATTACGCGGTGTCGACTGCGAGCAGGTTCTTTATGAGAGAATAAGTGAAAACAGGAGACAAATGTTGACTAGTATCTTCTTACAGTTACGACAGTTCCTCAGCGGCATCAGGGCCCAGAAGTACCATCTTCAGTATGCGTCTGTGAAGTGCGGTCCAATGACATTCTCGTTCTGCATGGGCTTCTCATGCAATCCTGATGATTTCGGCGTGAACGGTTACAACAGGACTACCCATACTGCATACAAAAAATGAGGGCCACCTAGAAATAAATCTTGTCAGcaatattttcacattttggaTGAGAGgcagataaaaagaaaaaaaaataagttcgGATTGGTTACTTTGAATTATTTCGGCGTTGGAAACGTTTGAAAATCCTGTCGGCTGTTTGTACAAAACTGCTTGATTATTTGAGGTGTTGAACTTATTTAGTTCCTTGAGAATATTAGGTCGGTCAGGGTTATAATTCCCTTCACCTTAGTTTTATAATTCCCATCACCTTAGTTTAAGTACTATGATGTTTCATTGACTGTCTGATCTATTTACATCTGCTATCTAGATACTCCGTTGCTGTGATTCAAGAGACAAACCTCATGGTTATGATGCACACCTAACCATCCAATTCTGGTAGACAGATTTACAGGTGTCCAGTAAAtttatacttacttagatacttagatggcccgtcttcactcgacgtgcgggcccagcatctcttccactcgtttcgttccctcgccattgtcatccaagatgttctcaagtttcgtgagtgacgttgacgaggtccttgagccgtacccagctgagctctcagctggtccatccgtgcag
This window of the Necator americanus strain Aroian chromosome III, whole genome shotgun sequence genome carries:
- a CDS encoding hypothetical protein (NECATOR_CHRIII.G12220.T1) — translated: MLRLLPSLLLVAVVQHVLSSSWEMITVTLGSEHYTDNGKHSALDDFHELFDEFAEQQGIHFNKRNFREIETNISGLPVAKYGLRGVDCEQFRQFLSGIKAQKYHLQYASVKCGPMTFSFCMAFSCTADDFHLTTTAAAGRY
- a CDS encoding hypothetical protein (NECATOR_CHRIII.G12221.T1) — its product is MESLATTIRFVTLNCRTLSSELQQAALSRPLRYLCVPFAALQETHMRDRPVISIENYTIYCGDADENKVGGFAIAVRNDYKNLVEEFSPTSSRCTFLRLRDRRGRKLWIVSAHAPTETAEDNSKDALYDELNALMSKIPSQQVVTVGIDANAKMGLEQQSDVLGK
- a CDS encoding hypothetical protein (NECATOR_CHRIII.G12222.T1), producing MRTLQLQLDYVLARNIPRSDIRKSRAVWDVAFDSPHRGCLLNALRADGVPGKFVRFLDDMNQRTTAAVRTQAGCTTPFEVVTGVRQVAGPFLFNFAIDDIMRRTVDQCPADIVLAPSGCPLTDLEYADDVVIFAESSTKIQHVVNLVSKLAADYGLRLRPDKCKQMWTSSRL
- a CDS encoding hypothetical protein (NECATOR_CHRIII.G12223.T2), yielding MTRGKHQPPAPPSKVAKVNRLRFFGDILRRPADRLVQRVLRSSSGSSLKKPPGRKNFWTEAVKEDLRTLGVDRQFRRDVRFRRIWISDEWIDSVQALAEDREGWAELCSRTAHLGGDAGNRVRR
- a CDS encoding hypothetical protein (NECATOR_CHRIII.G12223.T1); this translates as MTRGKHQPPAPPSKVAKVNRLRFFGDILRRPADRLVQRVLRSSSGSSLKKPPGRKNFWTEAVKEDLRTLGVDRQFRRDVRFRRIWISDEWIDSVQALAEDREGWAELCSRTAHLGGDADDFYELFDEFAEQQSIHFHKRNFRELQRNISGLPVAMYGLRGVDCEQLRQFLSGIRAQKYHLQYASVKCGPMTFSFCMGFSCNPDDFGVNGYNRTTHTAYKK
- a CDS encoding hypothetical protein (NECATOR_CHRIII.G12223.T3); translation: MYGLRGVDCEQLRQFLSGIRAQKYHLQYASVKCGPMTFSFCMGFSCNPDDFGVNGYNRTTHTAYKK